From candidate division TA06 bacterium B3_TA06, a single genomic window includes:
- a CDS encoding permease, translating to MEMGLTYGILGAAAAAILAGIGSAIGIGYAARVANGVLAEDPDKFGSLFILVVLPGTQGFYGFLGAFLIILKLGLLGGGVPDTLTMWGGLQLLFASLPVAFAGLLSAIHQGKVCASGVEMAAKRPTESTKAVVYGAMVETYAVLGLLITIFLLQGIKL from the coding sequence ATGGAAATGGGTCTTACATACGGAATTCTGGGAGCCGCAGCCGCGGCGATCCTTGCAGGGATCGGCTCAGCTATAGGAATTGGCTACGCTGCTCGCGTGGCCAACGGTGTTCTGGCCGAGGATCCGGACAAGTTCGGTTCACTGTTTATCCTTGTGGTGCTGCCCGGCACCCAGGGGTTCTACGGGTTCCTGGGAGCATTCCTGATCATCCTCAAGCTCGGGCTTCTGGGCGGCGGCGTTCCTGACACCCTGACCATGTGGGGAGGTCTCCAGCTCCTCTTCGCCTCCCTGCCTGTGGCGTTCGCCGGACTGCTCTCCGCTATTCACCAGGGTAAGGTCTGTGCCTCAGGCGTGGAGATGGCTGCAAAACGCCCCACGGAATCAACCAAGGCGGTGGTCTACGGTGCCATGGTCGAGACCTACGCGGTGCTTGGACTTCTAATCACCATCTTCCTTCTGCAGGGGATCAAGCTCTAG
- a CDS encoding RNA-binding protein, whose product MRLFIGNLPHSYNEEKVREIFAEHGEVSKVAVPTDRYTNAPRGFAFVDMPNDEEANAAISAVNGTEHDGRELRVEEARPPREGGGRGGYNRGGGGNRNRW is encoded by the coding sequence ATGCGTTTATTCATAGGAAACCTTCCCCATTCTTATAATGAGGAGAAGGTACGTGAGATCTTTGCCGAGCATGGCGAAGTATCCAAAGTAGCGGTTCCAACGGATCGTTACACCAATGCGCCTCGCGGCTTTGCTTTTGTAGACATGCCGAATGACGAGGAAGCCAACGCGGCCATAAGTGCCGTTAATGGAACAGAGCACGATGGTCGTGAACTCAGAGTAGAAGAAGCCCGTCCCCCGCGCGAGGGTGGTGGTCGAGGTGGCTACAACCGCGGCGGCGGCGGAAACCGCAACCGCTGGTAA